Proteins encoded together in one Bradyrhizobium sp. CB82 window:
- a CDS encoding glutamate synthase subunit beta: protein MGKVTGFLEIERHDRKYTPVAERLKHFKEFVIPLSEKETRDQAARCMNCGIPYCHGTGSVAPGTPGCPVNNQIPDFNDLVYQGNWEEASRNLHSTNNFPEFTGRICPAPCEASCTLNIDDNPVTIKTIECAIVDRAWENGWLKPEVNTEKTGKKVAVIGSGPAGMACAQQLARAGHDVHVYEKYAKAGGLLRYGIPDFKMEKGIIDRRVAQMEAEGVTFHYNSHVGADGSVDPRQMLNEYDAIALTGGAEAPRDLPIPGRDLDGIHYAMDFLPQQNRRNSEEPLGGVTDILAGGKHVVVIGGGDTGSDCIGTSLRQGAKTVTQLEIMPAPPERENKGLTWPNWPLKMRTSSSQAEGAIREYAVLTQKFSGENGKVKKLHCVRVDDKFKPMAGTEFELDAELVLLAMGFVHPVHEGLLKLLSVDLDPRGNVKANTLDYQTSRPNVFSAGDMRRGQSLVVWAIREGRLCARSIDTFLMGKTDLPR, encoded by the coding sequence GCTTGAAGCACTTCAAGGAGTTCGTCATTCCGCTCTCCGAGAAGGAGACGCGCGATCAGGCCGCGCGCTGCATGAATTGCGGCATTCCCTATTGCCACGGCACCGGCTCGGTCGCGCCGGGCACGCCAGGCTGCCCGGTCAACAACCAGATCCCCGACTTCAACGACCTCGTCTATCAGGGCAACTGGGAAGAGGCTTCGCGCAACCTGCACTCGACCAACAATTTCCCGGAGTTCACCGGCCGCATCTGCCCTGCGCCGTGCGAAGCTTCCTGCACGCTCAACATCGACGACAACCCCGTTACCATCAAGACCATCGAATGCGCGATCGTCGATCGCGCCTGGGAGAACGGCTGGCTGAAGCCGGAGGTCAATACCGAGAAGACCGGCAAGAAGGTCGCGGTGATCGGCTCGGGTCCGGCGGGGATGGCCTGCGCGCAGCAGCTCGCACGCGCCGGCCACGACGTGCATGTCTACGAGAAGTACGCCAAGGCCGGCGGCCTGCTCCGCTACGGCATTCCCGACTTCAAGATGGAAAAGGGCATCATCGACCGCCGCGTCGCGCAGATGGAGGCGGAGGGCGTCACCTTCCACTACAACAGCCATGTCGGCGCTGATGGCAGCGTCGATCCGCGCCAGATGCTCAACGAGTACGACGCCATCGCGCTGACGGGCGGCGCGGAAGCGCCGCGCGACCTGCCGATCCCCGGCCGCGACCTCGACGGCATCCATTACGCGATGGACTTCCTGCCGCAGCAGAACCGTCGCAACTCCGAGGAGCCCTTGGGCGGCGTCACCGACATTCTCGCCGGCGGCAAGCATGTCGTCGTCATCGGCGGTGGCGACACCGGCAGCGACTGCATCGGCACCTCGTTGCGCCAGGGCGCCAAGACCGTGACCCAGCTCGAGATCATGCCGGCGCCACCCGAGCGCGAGAACAAGGGCCTGACCTGGCCGAACTGGCCGCTCAAGATGCGCACGTCCTCGAGCCAGGCCGAAGGCGCGATCCGCGAATACGCCGTGCTGACGCAGAAGTTTTCCGGCGAGAACGGCAAGGTCAAGAAGCTGCACTGCGTGCGCGTCGACGACAAGTTCAAGCCGATGGCCGGCACCGAGTTCGAGCTCGACGCCGAGCTCGTGCTGCTCGCGATGGGCTTTGTCCACCCCGTGCACGAGGGCCTCTTGAAGCTGCTCTCGGTCGACCTCGACCCGCGCGGCAACGTCAAGGCCAACACGCTCGACTACCAGACCTCGCGCCCGAACGTCTTCTCTGCCGGCGACATGCGCCGCGGCCAGTCGCTGGTGGTGTGGGCGATCCGCGAGGGGCGCCTGTGCGCGCGGTCGATCGACACGTTCCTGATGGGGAAGACGGACCTGCCGCGGTGA
- a CDS encoding outer membrane beta-barrel protein: protein MGSSPGRGRSKRAHVVRAVLPCLALTVLESAPAAAQSLTPDLFNPNRGGFVSPDTLPTRRTATTSFAQPPSDALPALPDPGADPRKSRDTPAPSRVGQVPTYGLPAANGSGASGYDSLNRKRQQPKLYPGQPKQKRAPGPGTPPPSAPAPGIGKPRIAPPPSETANKTPVPAAMAGTVPGQPLRRRLKLDDDPFGPVGDYAGSFLIKGALELSGGYDTNPARLNKPIGSPVYVVAPELVVMSDWERHALVADLRGSFTGYGNQLPATIDGVASPAPVEINRPDFTGHVDGRIDVDRDLKLTSELRLRLATDNPGSPNIQAGLQKYPIYAAYGTTLGVDQTFNRLEVAAGATVDRTAYTNSKLTDGTVSSNDDRNFNQYGGIGRFSYDLKPGLKPFLEIEGDTRVHDQAADRNGYFRDSNGGYAKVGTSFEFSRILTGEISVGYAARNYVDPRLSQLSGFLTTGSLVWNASGLTTVKFFTDTQLAETTMPGASGVLVRTYTAEVDHDFRRWLTAIGKFTYGTLDYQGQNRNDKTYSIEGDIIYRLNRNLWIKGSLRHDILDSNVPLSSSQATVVMLGVRLQN from the coding sequence GTGGGGTCGTCTCCAGGCAGGGGCCGGAGCAAACGCGCGCACGTCGTGCGCGCCGTCTTGCCATGCCTTGCGCTGACCGTGCTGGAGAGCGCGCCCGCTGCCGCCCAGAGCCTGACGCCGGACCTCTTCAATCCGAATCGCGGCGGCTTCGTTTCGCCGGATACGCTGCCCACGCGCCGCACGGCCACCACCTCATTTGCGCAGCCGCCGTCGGACGCTCTGCCGGCGCTGCCCGATCCCGGCGCCGATCCGCGCAAGAGCAGGGATACACCGGCGCCCTCGCGCGTCGGCCAGGTGCCGACCTATGGCTTGCCCGCCGCCAATGGCTCTGGCGCCTCGGGCTATGACTCGCTCAATCGCAAGCGGCAGCAGCCAAAGCTTTATCCGGGTCAGCCGAAGCAGAAGCGCGCGCCCGGTCCCGGCACGCCGCCGCCAAGCGCTCCCGCACCGGGCATCGGCAAGCCGCGCATCGCACCGCCGCCGTCGGAGACCGCCAACAAGACGCCGGTGCCGGCGGCGATGGCCGGCACCGTGCCCGGCCAGCCGCTGCGCCGCCGCCTCAAGCTCGACGACGATCCCTTTGGCCCCGTCGGCGATTATGCCGGCAGCTTCCTGATCAAGGGCGCGCTCGAGCTCTCCGGCGGCTACGACACCAATCCGGCGCGGCTCAACAAGCCGATCGGCTCGCCGGTCTATGTCGTCGCGCCCGAGCTCGTCGTGATGTCCGACTGGGAGCGCCACGCGCTGGTCGCCGACCTGCGCGGCTCCTTCACCGGCTATGGCAACCAGCTGCCTGCGACGATCGACGGCGTTGCCTCGCCCGCGCCCGTCGAGATCAATCGCCCGGATTTCACCGGCCATGTCGACGGCCGCATCGACGTCGACCGCGACCTCAAGCTGACCTCGGAGCTCCGGCTGCGGCTTGCCACCGACAATCCGGGCAGTCCGAACATCCAGGCGGGACTCCAGAAGTATCCGATCTATGCCGCCTACGGCACGACGCTCGGCGTCGACCAGACCTTCAACCGTCTCGAAGTCGCCGCCGGCGCCACCGTCGATCGCACGGCCTACACCAACTCCAAGCTTACCGACGGTACAGTTTCCAGCAATGACGATCGCAATTTCAACCAGTATGGCGGCATCGGCCGCTTCTCCTACGACCTCAAGCCCGGCCTGAAGCCGTTCCTGGAGATCGAGGGCGACACCCGCGTGCACGACCAGGCCGCCGACCGCAACGGCTACTTCCGCGATTCAAACGGCGGCTACGCCAAGGTCGGCACGTCCTTCGAGTTCTCGCGCATCCTCACCGGCGAAATCTCGGTCGGTTATGCCGCGCGCAACTATGTCGACCCGCGGCTCAGCCAGCTCAGCGGCTTCCTGACCACGGGCTCGCTGGTCTGGAACGCGAGCGGACTCACTACGGTCAAATTCTTCACCGACACGCAACTCGCCGAGACCACGATGCCCGGTGCCTCCGGCGTCCTGGTGCGCACCTACACCGCCGAGGTCGACCACGACTTCCGCCGCTGGCTCACGGCCATCGGCAAGTTCACCTACGGCACGCTCGACTACCAGGGCCAGAACCGCAACGACAAGACCTACTCGATCGAAGGCGACATCATCTACAGGCTCAACCGCAACCTCTGGATCAAGGGCAGCCTGCGCCACGACATCCTGGATTCGAACGTCCCGCTGTCGAGCTCCCAGGCGACCGTGGTGATGCTGGGGGTGAGGCTGCAGAATTAG